The window GTAGCCGCCGTCGATGGGGAGGGAGACGCCCGAGATCATGCCCGCCGCGTCGGAGAGGAGGAAGACGACGGGGGCCGCGATGTCGTCCTCGGTGGCCCACTTGCCGAGGGGCATGGCCTCGAGGAAGGGCCCCTCGATGTCGGGGCGGCCCCAGTACCAGGCCGACATGGGCGTCATGACGACGGTGGGGTTGACGCTGTTGACGCGGATGCCGTACTTGCCGAGCTCCAGCGCGGAGACGCGGGTGATGTTGTCGAGGGCCGCCTTCGAGGAGCCGTAGGAGATGTGGCCCGTGAGGGCGACGAGGCCCGCCTGGCTCGAGATGTTGACGATCGCGCCACCGTCGCCCAGGCGGATCATCTCGCGGGAGGCGTACTTGGTGACGAGCAGCGAGCCGCGGGCGTTGATGCTGATCACCTTGTCGAAGACGTCGATGTCGGTGTCTTGAGGCGTGGCGATCTCGCCGCCCCAGCCGCCGGAGTTGACGACGCCCCAGATGTCCTTGCCCTCGATGGCCTCGCGGACGCTGTCCTCCGAGGTGAGGTCGAAGGGGAGCGGGGTGGCGCCGGTCTCGGCGGCGAGGGCCTCGAGGTGCTCGAGGTTGCGGCCGGCGGCGAGAACGGTCGCGTTCGCGGCGACGAGGTGGCGCACGACGGCGCCGCCGATGCCGCCGCTGGCGCCGGTGACGAGGATGGTGCGGCCGGTGAAGTCTGTCATGGTGAGTCCGTTCGAGTGGGCGGGACGGCGCTGCATCGCGACGTCGGGGCGGCATCAGCATAGCGGCGGAACGACGCGGATGACACCCGTGTCATGAAATCTCCTGACACCGGTGTCATCGCGATTGACAGCGGGGCCTCGGGGTGCGTACGGTGGGCGCGGCGGTGAGCCTTCGGGAGCTGCTGCCGCGCATCCGTCGACGACGACCAGGAGGACCCGTGAGCGAGGACACCGCACCGCCGGCCGAGGCGCGCCCCGTCGGGCTCGACGAGCTGCTGGCGCGGTGCCGGGCGCTGATCGCGAGTGGTTCGCGGAGCATCCTCGGCATCGTCGGCACACCCGGAGCCGGCAAGTCGACGCTCTGCGCCGCCCTGATCGCCGCGCTCGACGGCGACGCGGTGCTGGTGGGCCAGGACGGCTTCCACTTCGCCAACCAGGAGCTCGAGCGCCTCGGCCGGCGCGACCGCAAGGGCGCCCCCGACACCTTCGACGTCGACGGCTACGTCGCCCTGCTCGGCCGGCTCGCCCGGGCCGACGCCCCCGTGGTCTACGCGCCCGTCTTCGATCGCGCCCTCGAGGAGTCCATCGGCAGCGCGGTGCCCGTGCCCGCCGGGGTGCCGCTCGTGATCACCGAGGGCAACTACCTCCTCGGCGACGGCCACGGCTGGGAGCGCGTGCGCGAGCACCTCGACGAGTCGTGGTTCCTCGAGGTGGCTCCGGATGTTCGGCACGACCGTCTCGTGCGGCGACGCGTCTCGTACGGGCACTCGCCCGGCGACTCCGCCGACTGGGTGCGCGACGTCGACGAGGCGAACGCGCGGATCGTCGACGGATCGCGCGGCAACGCCGACCTGCTGCTGCACCTGACGACGGTGCTGTGACGTGCGGTCGCCCGAGCGGCGTCGCGCCGACCATCCGCTGCTTCATCATGACCGCGCCCCGGGCGCCTGCCCCGCTCGCACCACCCGAGCTGCGACCCGCTGACCACCCGACCCCCACCCGACTGGAGACACGATGACCACCCTGAGCGCCCAGACCCTCGGCAGCCTCGACCCGCGGGTCGCCGTGCCCTCGTACGATCGGGCCGCCGTGCGGCCCGGGATCGTGCACTTCGGCGTGGGGGCGTTCCACCGCTCGCACGAGGCGATGTTCGTCGACCGGCTGCTCGCGGCCGGCGCCGGGGAGTGGGGCATCGTCGGGGTGGGCACGCTGGCGTCCGACGCGGCGATGCGTGACGCGCTCTCGGCCCAGGACGAGCTGTACACGCTGGTCACCACCGCGCCCGACGGGGTGGTGGAGGCGCGGGTGGTCGGGTCGATCATCCGTTACCTGCTGGCACCCGAGCAGCCGGATGCAGTGCTCGCCGCCCTGCGCGACCCCGCGACCCGCATCGTCTCGCTGACGATCACCGAGGGCGGGTACGGCATCAACGACGCCACGGGTGAGTTCGAGCCGCGGGATGCCGCCACGCTCGCCGATCTCGACGGGCTCGCGGGCGGGGCCGCGCCGCAGAGCGCCCTCGGGTTCGTCGTGGCCGGGCTGCGCGAGCGGCGGGATGCCGGGGCGGTGCCGTTCACGGTGATGTCGTGCGACAACATCCAGGGCAACGGGCACGTGGCCCGCGCCGCCGTGCTCGCGTTCGCCGAGCGGGTCGAGCCCTCCCTCGCCGAGTGGATCGCGTCGGCGGTCGGCTTCCCGAACTCGATGGTCGACCGGATCACGCCGGTCACGACCGACGCCTCCCGGCAGCGGGTCGCCGACGAGTTCGGCATCGAGGACCGCTGGCCGGTGCTCTCGGAGTCGTTCGTGCAGTGGGTGCTCGAGGACTCCTTCACCGCGGGGCGCCCGGCGTTCGAGGAGGTCGGGGTGCAGGTCGTCTCCGACGTCGAGCCGTACGAGCTGATGAAGCTGCGGCTGCTGAACGCCTCGCACCAGGCGATGAGCTACCTCGGGCTGCTCTCGGGTGCCGAGTACGTGCACGAGGTCTGCCGGGATCAGCTGTTCGCGGACTTCCTGCTGGGCTACATGCACGACGAGGCGCGGCCGACGCTCGCGCCGGTGCCCGGGGTCGACCTCGACGAGTACAGCGCCGAGCTGATGCGCCGCTTCGGCAGCGAGGCGATCAAGGACACGTTGATGCGGCAGATCGTCGACGGCTCCGACCGCATCCCGAAGTTCCTGCTTCCGGTGGTGCGCGCGCAGCTCGCGTCGGGCGGCGAGATCGACCGGTCGGTGCTGGTGCTCGCGGCGTGGAGCCGCTTCCTCGAGGGCGTGGCCGACGACGGCAGCGCGCTGTCGCCCGTGGACAAGCGGCTCGACGAGCTGCGGGTCGCGGTGGCGGGCGAGGCGGATGCTCCCGGGAGCTTCCTCGACTACGCCCCCGTCTTCGGCGACCTCGGCTCGAACGCCCGCCTGCGCACGGCCTTCGTGGAGGCGCGGGCGCTGCTCGCGGCCCGCGGTGCGCGCGGCGCCCTGGAGGCGCTCGCCGCGCACTGACCCGACCGGGGTCAGCGGGCGACGTAGCTCGCCAGGTGCTCGCCCGTGAGGGTGGCGCGCGACGCGACGAGCGCGGCCGGGGTGCCCTCGAAGACGACGCGGCCGCCGTCGTGGCCGGCGCCCGGGCCGAGGTCGACGATCCAGTCGGCGTGCGCCATGACGGCCTGGTGGTGCTCGATCACGATCACCGACTTGCCCGAGTCGACCAGGCGGTCGAGCAGGCCGAGCAGCTGTGCGACGTCGGCCAGGTGAAGGCCCGTCGTCGGTTCGTCGAGCACGTAGACGCTGCCCTTGCCCGCCATGTCGGCGGCGAGCTTCAGGCGCTGGCGCTCGCCGCCCGAGAGCGTCGTGAGCGGCTGCCCGAGCGCCAGGTAGCCGAGCCCCACGTCGGACAGCCGCGACAGGATCGCGTGCGCCGCCGGGAGCGCGGCCTCGCCGGAGGAGGCGAAGAACGGCAGCGCCTCCGAGACGGGCATCGCGAGCACCTCGGTGATGTCCTTGCCGCCGAGGTGGTAGCCGAGCACCGAGGCGTCGAAGCGCCGGCCCTCGCACTCCTCGCAGGTGGTGGACACCGACGCCATCATGCCGAGGTCGGTGAACACGACTCCTGCGCCGTTGCAGACGGGGCAGGCGCCCTCCGAGTTCGCGCTGAACAGGGCGGGCTTCACGCCGTTCGCCTTGGCGAACGCCTTGCGGATCGGCTCGAGCAGCCCGGTGTAGGTCGCGGGGTTGCTCCGCCGCGAGCCGCGGATCGGCGTCTGGTCGACGGTGACGACCTCCTCGCGCGGCGACACCGAGCCGTGGATGAGCGAGCTCTTGCCCGAGCCGGCCACGCCGGTGACGACGACGAGCACCCCGAGCGGGAGGTCGACGTCGACCCCGCGCAGGTTGTGCGACGAGGCGCCGCGGATGGCGAGCGTGCCGGACG of the Herbiconiux flava genome contains:
- a CDS encoding mannitol dehydrogenase family protein, with translation MTTLSAQTLGSLDPRVAVPSYDRAAVRPGIVHFGVGAFHRSHEAMFVDRLLAAGAGEWGIVGVGTLASDAAMRDALSAQDELYTLVTTAPDGVVEARVVGSIIRYLLAPEQPDAVLAALRDPATRIVSLTITEGGYGINDATGEFEPRDAATLADLDGLAGGAAPQSALGFVVAGLRERRDAGAVPFTVMSCDNIQGNGHVARAAVLAFAERVEPSLAEWIASAVGFPNSMVDRITPVTTDASRQRVADEFGIEDRWPVLSESFVQWVLEDSFTAGRPAFEEVGVQVVSDVEPYELMKLRLLNASHQAMSYLGLLSGAEYVHEVCRDQLFADFLLGYMHDEARPTLAPVPGVDLDEYSAELMRRFGSEAIKDTLMRQIVDGSDRIPKFLLPVVRAQLASGGEIDRSVLVLAAWSRFLEGVADDGSALSPVDKRLDELRVAVAGEADAPGSFLDYAPVFGDLGSNARLRTAFVEARALLAARGARGALEALAAH
- a CDS encoding nucleoside/nucleotide kinase family protein translates to MSEDTAPPAEARPVGLDELLARCRALIASGSRSILGIVGTPGAGKSTLCAALIAALDGDAVLVGQDGFHFANQELERLGRRDRKGAPDTFDVDGYVALLGRLARADAPVVYAPVFDRALEESIGSAVPVPAGVPLVITEGNYLLGDGHGWERVREHLDESWFLEVAPDVRHDRLVRRRVSYGHSPGDSADWVRDVDEANARIVDGSRGNADLLLHLTTVL
- a CDS encoding SDR family oxidoreductase; amino-acid sequence: MTDFTGRTILVTGASGGIGGAVVRHLVAANATVLAAGRNLEHLEALAAETGATPLPFDLTSEDSVREAIEGKDIWGVVNSGGWGGEIATPQDTDIDVFDKVISINARGSLLVTKYASREMIRLGDGGAIVNISSQAGLVALTGHISYGSSKAALDNITRVSALELGKYGIRVNSVNPTVVMTPMSAWYWGRPDIEGPFLEAMPLGKWATEDDIAAPVVFLLSDAAGMISGVSLPIDGGYTAR